From one Streptomyces sp. SCSIO 30461 genomic stretch:
- a CDS encoding flavodoxin family protein produces MFVNCTLKRSPEVSNTEGLIDKSRAIMEANGVTTELVRAIDHDIATGVWPDMTEHGWATDEWPALYERVMAADILVLAGAIWLGDNSSVMKRVIERLYACSSQLNDRGQYAYYGRVGGCLITGNEDGVKHCAMNVLYSLQHLGYTIPPQADAGWIGEAGPGPSYLDPGSGGPENDFTNRNTTFMTWNLMHLATMLKQAGGIPAHGNQRSGWDAGCRFDYPNPEHR; encoded by the coding sequence ATGTTCGTCAACTGCACGCTCAAGCGGTCACCGGAGGTCAGCAACACCGAAGGGCTGATCGACAAGAGCCGCGCCATCATGGAAGCCAACGGCGTCACCACCGAACTCGTCCGGGCCATCGACCACGACATCGCGACCGGCGTATGGCCCGACATGACCGAGCACGGGTGGGCCACCGACGAATGGCCCGCACTGTACGAGCGGGTGATGGCGGCCGACATCCTGGTGCTGGCCGGGGCGATCTGGCTCGGTGACAACAGCTCCGTGATGAAGCGGGTCATCGAGCGGCTCTACGCATGCTCGTCTCAGCTCAACGACCGTGGGCAGTACGCCTATTACGGACGCGTCGGCGGATGCCTGATCACCGGGAACGAGGACGGCGTCAAGCACTGCGCCATGAACGTCCTCTACAGCCTCCAGCACCTCGGGTACACCATCCCGCCCCAGGCCGACGCGGGCTGGATCGGAGAGGCCGGGCCAGGGCCCTCCTACCTCGACCCCGGCTCGGGCGGACCCGAGAACGACTTCACCAACCGCAACACCACCTTCATGACGTGGAACCTGATGCACCTCGCCACCATGCTCAAGCAGGCCGGCGGCATCCCCGCCCATGGCAACCAGCGCTCCGGGTGGGACGCGGGCTGCCGCTTCGACTACCCGAACCCCGAGCACAGGTAG
- a CDS encoding DUF3662 and FHA domain-containing protein, protein MGVMKRFEQRLEGLVNGTFAKVFKSEVQPVEIAGALQRECDNNATIWNRERTVVPNDFIVELSTPDFERLSPYSGQLGDELSGMVRDYAKQQRYTFMGPIKVHLEKADDLDTGLYRVRSRTLASSTSQSPDRVPDRGPAAGGPQGFSPSAPQGGGYGYPPAAAPPMPSAPPPGTNRPGSTPGRPGGSAPGAQVRRWIEINGNRHQISRPTMVLGRSTDADVRIDDPGVSRRHCEIRTGTPSTIQDLGSTNGIVVDGQHTTRATLRDGSRIVVGSTTIVYRQAEG, encoded by the coding sequence ATGGGAGTCATGAAGCGTTTCGAGCAGCGACTCGAAGGCCTGGTCAACGGCACCTTCGCCAAGGTCTTCAAGTCCGAGGTGCAGCCCGTCGAGATCGCGGGCGCCCTCCAGCGCGAGTGCGACAACAACGCCACTATCTGGAACCGCGAGCGGACCGTCGTCCCCAACGACTTCATCGTGGAGCTGAGCACGCCGGACTTCGAGCGCCTCAGCCCCTACTCGGGCCAGCTCGGCGACGAGCTCTCCGGCATGGTCCGGGACTACGCCAAGCAGCAGCGGTACACCTTCATGGGCCCGATCAAGGTCCATCTGGAGAAGGCGGACGACCTCGACACCGGTCTGTACCGGGTCCGCAGCCGCACACTCGCGTCGAGTACGTCACAGTCGCCCGACCGCGTGCCGGACCGCGGCCCCGCCGCCGGCGGCCCCCAGGGCTTCTCCCCGAGCGCCCCGCAGGGCGGGGGTTACGGTTACCCTCCTGCTGCGGCACCTCCCATGCCGTCGGCACCACCACCCGGGACGAACCGGCCGGGCTCCACTCCCGGGCGCCCGGGAGGCTCGGCGCCCGGCGCCCAGGTGCGCCGCTGGATCGAGATCAACGGCAACCGTCACCAGATCTCACGCCCGACGATGGTGCTGGGCCGCAGCACCGACGCGGACGTACGGATCGACGACCCCGGCGTATCCCGCCGCCACTGCGAGATCCGGACCGGCACGCCCTCGACGATCCAGGATCTCGGGTCCACCAACGGCATCGTGGTGGACGGGCAGCACACCACCCGCGCTACGCTCCGCGACGGCTCGCGGATCGTCGTGGGCAGCACAACCATCGTTTACCGGCAAGCCGAAGGGTGA